The Dermochelys coriacea isolate rDerCor1 chromosome 13, rDerCor1.pri.v4, whole genome shotgun sequence genome includes the window tggagccctttttaaaaactggcatcacattagctatcctccagtcatttggtacataagctgatttaaatgataggttacagactacagttagcagttctgcaatttcacgtttgagttccttcagaactcttgggtgaatatgatctggtcctggtgacttattgctgtttatcaatttgttccaaaacctcctctaatgatacctcagtctgggacagttcctcagatgtgtcacctaaaaagaatggctcaggtttgggaatctccctcacatcctcagccgtgaaaaccaatgcaaagaattaatttagtttctccgcaatggctttatcgtctttgagtgctcctttagcacctggatcgtccaatggccccactggttgtttagcaggcttcctgcttctgatgtacttaaaagaaaaattgctattactttttgagtctttggctaactgttcctcaaattctttttttggctttcctaattgtatttttacacttcatttgccagtgtttatgctttctattttcctcactaggatttaacttccactttttacaggatgcctttttgcctctcactgcttcttttactttgttgtttagtcacagtgtctctttttttggttctcttactatgttttttttaatttggggtgtacatttaagttgaagctctattatggtgtctttaaaaagtttccatgcagcttgcagacacATTTCCCACCCTCCCAGCCAGACATATTTCCCACTTAATATTGTAAGTGATTTCCAAGCACAGCAAAAAAACTTTTAATGCAAATCAATCATTAATATTAGTTTACATCCAGATTCTGTGAGGTTTCCCTACATATTTCTTTGGCAAAATCTTTTCACTTATGCAATCCAGAACTGGACTCCAAAGTTACATGAAGTTGCATTATTCCAGGgatttcagcagcagctgaagtGGTTCTTAACGCCAGGAAGAGCCTTCAATACTTTAATGACAACTGCTCAGTGACTTGGCAGGGACCAGTCTTGGAAAAGCCATGATCCCTGACTTTTATTGCTGTTGTGCATTAAACAGATGCTCTTCATGAATTGAGTGCCCCTGTTTAATTACATTAATGTAATTTACTCTTTCACGCAGCAGAGTTGCTGCTTCATCAAGAGTGGTGCTGACTCACTTCCATAGAAACCTCTCCCTATCCTGAGTTGCTAAATATTCAGCTGTCACTGCTGCAGTAAAGAAGACCCTTATAGAGTATTTTGGCAACAAAGAGTGTTCAGGCAATGACCCAGCAGAAGGGGCATGGAGGGGGATGCTACCAAGTCCCTACCCCTTACCAAGTATTTGACATCACTTTTTGCTCTTATACTGCAAACAAAACCTTTGTCCTTTCTCACAATTATTTCAAACTCAGAGGCTATTTACTCAAGCCATCCtctttttgactggaaagtctctaaaacatatttgtttaatttcaagtGGTTTTTGCCATATAAACACGACTTCATCTTGACCGAAGATTTTttgcttctctctcacacacacacacgtgcacgaACGCCCCCCGCAAACGCACTCAGAATGCCTCCGTTCCATTCAGCATGTCTCCATTCTCCACAGAGAAACATTCAGTTCTTGTAACAAGGACCAAAGGTAAAGAAGTCAGTTCACATATCTAGGCTGACAGCTGAAGTTATCCCTAATACTGCTGTATTCAGAATTAGAAGGAAGAATTATGCAAGTGCATAGCATCTAGGGGTATCAATAATCTACAGACCTCTGGCATCTGTTTTGACCAGGTGCACCTCTGTGGTCTCTGAGTGGGACTTAGGGAGCAGGAAATCCGTAACTTGGTGGTCGTTAGCCATTCCATGGCGCTTTTAAGTGTTGTGTCCTTAGCCCCAGTGCCCAGGTCAGTCATGACTCGGGGAACTGTATTCAAGCCCCCTGGACGTCCCCGCCGGTGACAGGCTCCTGCCCGAGGCGGCTCTGCAgggccagggcctgggcctgccctTACACAATAGCTACCGCCCACCCCAGAGGCAGACGCATGGCAGCGGCGGGTGAAAGGCTCCCTGGGCAGTGGGACGCGCCcggcaatgtttttttttaatttggggtgcaCATTTAAGTTGAagctctattatggtgtctttaaaaagtttccatgcagcttgcagacacATTTCCCACCCTCCCAGCCAGACATATTTCCCACTTAATATTGTAAGTGATTTCCAAGCACAGGGGAGGAGGGGTCGGCGCCCGTGGCCGAGGGTGGCCAGATGTAGGGATTTTATAGGGAGAGCCCCGATattcaggactttttttttctttcccccccagaTATCGGCGCCGATGCCCCCTCATCCCCGTCCCGATCTTCCACACCGGCGGGCTGGTCACCCGGGGGCAGGCAACGGCCCCTCCTGGGACAGAGCACAGGGCCGCCTTCCCCAAGAGACCCCCACCGGGGGGGGAGCCCCTGGCCGGCGAGCCCCGCAGAGTGGGGGTGCCCCAGGCAGGAGCCCTCAGCAACAGGGCCCCcggggaggagcaggggaagcGCCCGCTCGGCCGACGGGGCGCCGGGCTCCGGCCGGGGACCCGATGGGCCGCGGGGGCGGGCCCGGCTCCGGCCCCCTGGCGCCTGCGGGCCGCGGTTCCCGGCCGGGCGGGTTTGCGGGCGGACCGGCCGGGCGCCATGGCGCGGGAGCCCGCGTTCGTGCTGCGCTGCCTGGCCGAGGTGGAGGAGCTGGCGGAGGAGGTGCTGGCGGGGCGGCGGCAGGTACCGCGGGCGGCGCCCCGGGGGAGCCCCAGCCAGCCAGGCCGAGCGGCCCTGGGGCTGCCCCTGGGGGAGCTGAGCTGGCCCAGGGCGGGGCCCCGGCTGGCGGGAGAACGGGCGATTTACAGGCCGGTAGGAAGCCCCGGCGCGCCCCAGCGCAGGAGGAACCGGGAACCGGGCCGCAGCCCCCGGCCTCTTTAGCCACCAGAGCCCCAAGCTCGCCGGCCCGCTCGCCGGCTCTCCCAGGGCTCTGCTGGGCGCCCGGCCGCCGCTTGATTCTGCCTCGTCCTCTGCCCTGGGCTGTTCCCCCTTTCCCCGTGTTCCctcctaggactggaagggacccggAGAGGTCccctagtccaggcccctgcactcatggcagagcaaagtattctctagaccatccctgacaggcgtttgtccaacTGCTCATCCCACACTCCTCCCCAAAACCATGCTCAGCCAGAAAGTCCCAGGGGACTCACCCTCACCTGTTATCCTGGGCAGGGGCTTGCACTTGCAGTTATGGTAATTGCAGGGTGAGTCCAGACCTATGGCTCTCAGTGGGATTTTAACTCAACCCGAAACAAGGCTTCACCCAGCTCTTAACAGTTATGATTTCACCTCAGGCTGGAGAAATCTGAATGTTGGTGTTTCTTTTCCAGATTGTGGACCTGGATCTAAAGCGGAATCAGAACCGAGAAGCTCTCAGGGCTCTGCAGAAGGACCCGGACCCTTCTGGTGAGGGATCCAGTGTTCGCGCTGCTATTCACATCTGTGAAACTTTCAGCTATCTGACACGCCTGACACAAAGTTGCTGGGTTATCTTTCTAATTGACACCCTGCCTGCAAAGTGATGGAGGGCCACATTTCCAAAACGGCACATGCAGATTAAACACAGTTGCAGCTACGGATGTAATTGTGCGAGTTTGTGTCTCAGAGTGGAGGTAGATTCAGTGAAAGGCCAATTACAGTGTTTGTTGTGACTAACTCACTCTTCTTGCACAGGTTCCATGAGACTGAATCTTGCTTAATTGCTCTTAGACACACACCTAAACGATTCTGCAGACAGTTGTGGAGCACAGAAGGGTCTACAAAAACTAGCCTGCTGGTTagattttgcatttattttgtacCCAGCAGGATGCAGAGGAGCATGTTTCATTATGAAAATATCTAAACAGGCTGTCTTTCTGTTTCAGATAAAGCAATGGTTTGCTTTGGAAACATGTTTATTCAGCTTCCAAATTCAAAAACGAAGGAAATGATTCAGAAAGGTAAGACAGATGCCAGATTTCTAAAACCTGCTTGTAAACTCTCAAGTTTCAGCCAGGAttgaacaagttttttttttttgcgtacCCTTGGACATATATACTGGTGTCTTGTGTCACAAGTATGGTACTTGCGCTAATTTGGTTGCTGAGCCATTCTGTCTTTACTGACTTAGAGCTTTTACATCTAGAACTTTTATTCTCACCACTGCCTGGAAGCTTAGTTCCTAGATAGCACTTCTCATCCCTAGGCCTCAGAGTGCTTTCTAGAGAAGGTTAAGTACCAGTACCTgtgttttacacatggggaaattgaggcactgagAAGGGGAGTAGcttgtcagtggcagagcaaggagtAGAACTGGAATTTCCTGACACCCAGTTCAGTGCTTTACCTCGTCAACCTGCTTTGTGAGCCATGTACCCTGCATACACTTTCCAAAGTGCCCCACAACTTTCCTTGAGTGCAATTCAGAGCAAGAAGCACTTAACTTGCCTGTGAAGTGAGGTGGCCTCTGTCCAGGTTGTGCTGAGTGTTTAACAGTGCAGGCTTTACACTTTTTACTAAGGAATTAGGAGATTAAATGtaaaaaactaaattaatattttaatacttGGATATAAATTGTACAGGAACAAATTAGGTCGAAGTGAGGGAGTAGTGCTgatgaggaacttcagagggacccAGCCAAGCTAGGTAaatgggcagcaaaatggcaggtgGAATTCAGTGGTGACAAATACACATTAGAGGGGATAATTTGAACCCCTCATACATTTCACTGGGGTGTA containing:
- the PDRG1 gene encoding p53 and DNA damage-regulated protein 1, whose protein sequence is MAREPAFVLRCLAEVEELAEEVLAGRRQIVDLDLKRNQNREALRALQKDPDPSDKAMVCFGNMFIQLPNSKTKEMIQKDQEHLDEEINQLRKELRVKVSRLFEAQGKPELKGFNLNSMTHEEMRVINQILEGRN